The Sesamum indicum cultivar Zhongzhi No. 13 linkage group LG6, S_indicum_v1.0, whole genome shotgun sequence genomic interval CTTTTGGCTCCTTGTCCATTTCCCTAGTGGGGAGTGGACATAGTGCGTCCCTTCGCAACTACGCAAGGACATTGTAAATTTCTCCTAGTGGTAGTAGATTACTTAAGGAAGTGGGCGGTGGCTAAGCCCCTTGTCAAGACCATAGAAAATGAAGTGGTCAACTTCCTCTAGAAAAACATAGTTTGCAAGTATGGCTTACCTCGTGTTATTATTTCTGACAATGTCTGACAGTTTCAGGGCTGGAAAATCTAAAATTGGTGTGCTAACCTCGGCATCTAGTAGGGCTTCACTTTAGTAGCCTACTCCCAAGTTAATGGGCAGGTAGAAGTTACAAACTGCATCCTAGTGCAAGGCATCAGAACCAGGCTGAAGCAGGTAAGAGGACAGTAGATCGATGCCCTGCCTAGCATGCTACGGTCTTATAAGACTACCCTAAATTAACTATTGGAGAGATACCTTTCAACTTGGTATATGGCTTAAAAGTTATTATCCCTACGGAGGCAAGGCTTGGAAACTTACAAAATCCAACACTACGACCAAAAAAACAATGACACCCTATTGCATACCCACCTTAAGTTCGAGAGGATGCTCGAACCTACAAAGAAAGATACAAACAAAAGGTGGTCAGGCGAGCAATTGCCCTCAAACTAGTTGGAAAACTGGTTCCCAATTGGAAGGGTCCTTACAAAGTGACCCAGATCATAAACTTTGAAGCACACGAGCTAGAAGACACTAATGGCAGGAAAATCTCTCGACCCTAGAATGTTTATACTCTCAGGAAGTTTTAATCTCGGAACACTATTTTTTGCTTATAATTTCATGACTTTACTAGCTAAGTACTTTCTTGCTAGAATAGGAATGGTTCTCCTTTTTTCCTGTTACACTGTGCTGATGATAAGTCAATAATCCTACTAGTATAATAAGCCGCCCTCAGTTGGAGCATGCATGTTGGCTTCAAGTCCTAATAAGTTGCCCTTAGCTGGTGCACACATATACTTGTTGGCTTCAAGCCCTAATAAGATGCCCCTAGCTGGAGCACCCGGTCTTATCTATTTTTTCGGTCGGGAGCCATGATAAGTCGCCTCTATCAAGTTTACTCTTGCTCATTTCATTGATTAGGAGTAATAATAAGGTTGCCTTTAGCAGGCACATTTTCTTGGTTTAGCATTTTATGGTTTATGTGCACTCATTGGTTATGTGAAATATTCTCTTATCTCCTAGCATTctataattacttattttagaGTACATCAGGTCTATCTTTGCTAGGTAGGGACAATTATGATTGGTCTTGAGCAAGAAAGCTCCTTGGTATATTAGGTCAAGTGGCTTTAAGAAGTGTATCAGGTTACTTCCTTGCAAGTTGTGAAACTACTCATTTTTTAATGCTATGTTTATGTAAGCAACCAGgaaattatcatttatacTTCCATGTATAACAAGAACTAGGATATCAACCAATGCAAGTGTATTGAAAATGTTGGGTTGCACCCAATATTTCTATTTCAACCTGtaggaaaaacaaacatacTTGTGCATCTATTCCTAAGAAATTTGTAGGAAAAATGGTGTGCGAAAACCCAACAACAAGTAACCAAACTTAGTTGCATAAATAGCATGGGAGTGGGATAAAATAGAACCCAAGAGGCATCACATGCCAGCAACCAATTATCCAAAGCCCACAAGAAAGGATTTCAAGCCTCATGTAAGAGGtagcattaaaaaataaaatgtcttTCATGAAAGAAGTCAGAACATTCACTTAGCAGCTGGAGGGGGAACACCTTCATCACCAATGGCTGGAGGGGGAACACCTTTATCACCAATGGCTGGAGGGGGGCACCTTGAGGAAATGCATCTTCCATCACTTGGTCCCCTGGGTCATCTGGAGCCTCTTCCACTTGCCCAGCACAAAGCAAGATTTCCGATAGCTCATAAGTAACCTCCTCATCTGGCTTAGGTGCATCCGCTAGCTTAGCATAGGTGTCCATGAAGGAGGTAAGAGTAGGGAGAGGAGGATATCCAGCTTCAACAAATAAAGAAGCGCCTGTCCAAAAGCTAAGATAGCAGTACTTCAGAGTGTTGTCTGATAGTAGGCGTTGGAACCCCTAAGGAGTTTATTGCACCACATTCCATCAAACACTGTCTTCCCTTCTTCCATAGAAGGATAATCTTGAATATTTAGCACGACCTACTCCAAGCACTGATGAAGACGGCTAATTTTAGATCTCAGGTGGGCAAGGTTCGCGTCATGCTTATGGTTGCTTTCTCTACCTCAATCTTCTTCTTGGCCTCCTATTCAGCTGGCCCTCTTTGCTCCAGCCAGCTAAGTAATCCTCCACCCAGTAGGGTGGTCTAAGAACAAACAAGCAAGTAAGATATATATCATTTAAGACACTCAACTAAATATTGCAAGAGTTTTTTGTTTACCTTGCTAATATGATAAACTAGCAAGTTCAATGCTTAAGAACGAGGCAAAGCGTCCATATAAGCCCTGTCTAGCAGTGAGGATCTTCTTTGCAGAATTCAGCAGCTTGGTTGCCCTCACCTTCTTCCTACAGCAGGGAGCGGCCTTCACCTGTACCTTGTTTTTCCTTTCTAGCCTTCTCTTTAGCAGGTCGTGTTGTCCTAGCTCGTGTAACAGGCTTAGGATCCAGAGAGCAAAATGACCCCATAGCTCGTTTGGTGAGCATGGGGATGGGATCAACATGACATTTTCCCTTCACTTCTTCGGTGGAAGTCGAGCTAGCTGAAGTGGAAAGAGAACTTTTCATTAGAGGGTGCTTGGTAGAGGAGACTTCCTCTCATTTAAAATCTTGTCTTGCAACAGCTATTTAAACATGTTAACTGCAAAAACACAGGTATACCAATAGGTTAGATAGACTACCTAAAACCTGTAGGGACAGAATCAAACAAACAAGTACACAAAAACTATACCTACGGCCTTGTCTACTGCAACCTCTTTAATACTTAGCCCATAATGGAAAAGAAGGGCTGGATGGACTAGCTCGCAAGGATCATAGTGAAAGACATTGAAATGTCTAACAAAAGCTTGAAACGAGCAAGAAGGTTATGGATAGAATACTAAGAAAGGTAAAGGGCACTAGAAATCCACATGGTGGGGGAAGCGCTGGGGAATACAAGATGAGATGAAAAATGGTGGTGTTTCCACTTTTTGATAGTGGTATTAGAAGGAAGGAATTGAACATCCCCTTAGAAGTGAAATAAAACAACCCAGCACTAGCCTTCTTTAGCATAAAAAGGAGTGGAATTGGGCAACAAATGGAGTCTAACCTGGGTTCCTACCTAGTATATAAAACCCAGCTAGTATATTGAAGGTCTTGGGCACTAGCTGGCTCAAAGGGACCTTAAACAATGTGGATACCTCAACAAAAAAGGGGTGAACAGGACTCGTAGCCCAACTAGAGGTAAATCAAGTGAAACCCTTAGGTGGAAACTTAGGGCGTTCGACAGGAGTAAGGACCTAAATCATGAACTCATCAGTTATCATAAACTTAGATCTAAGTTCGCCTATGTCTTCCTCCTTCAAACAGGTACGGAAGACCCTAAAAGACTCTATGCAAGAGGCCACTACCCTCTCTTctatcttctttctctctatctcctCAGTGGCCCTCTTCCTACTGCTCACTTCCTACTCGCCCAGTGCCCTTACCCTTTGAAGGCCAGAATGAGAGGTAGCAGGCTTCTCCTCATCCTCCCCAGACAAAGCAGCCAAATCAATTAAGAAATCCTCTACAACCCGCTCTTCTAAACCTTCCTCTGACATGATCAGCTGAATTAAAGAAGAGAATAACTTACCTAGAGTGGCGAAGGTGGAAAACAACAAGATGTAGTAAAAAGAAGCTCTGAATCGAGAGAATGCCtgcaataattttgaaaaaagttagCAAATCGTACTTTCAgatgaaaaaagagagagagataaaaaaatgGGAACTTACCTTGGTGCGAGAAAAGTGTGAGGTTGTTGGGGAGGAAAATGCATTATATATGCTACATTGTCAACAGTCTTATCAGTTGAATATTTGGCAACAAACTGGCAACAATCCACCAATTAAGGAGCCCATGGACTCCCAAGATGGCATGGACTCTTCTTATTCATTAtctcttataattattattgctCATGACTCCTTTTTTGCAGATACGTTTGAGAATAGAAGGTAACAAAGGGGAATTTTCCAACTCGAATAGCTAAGGATTCTAGCTTGTTTCTTCTAGCTAATACTGCAAGACTTGCCCTGCTAACGACACAAGCAGGGAAAACTTTTTTGTGAAGTACTTTTTTGCTCCAGTTGTCCGGCTCTACCAGCTTGCACCCGTTGAGGGGGGGGGGAGTGATGATGACTTGAAAATCCTTCATGATTAAAAGCCCAGAAAACCAGCCTCTCTAGTGATCCATCGACTGGTCCATCACTAGGGAGGTAAGGCACACAAGGTTACTTTATGTTTTTCTAAACTAATAGACCCAGGAAACAAGCTCATTCCAATCGGATACGTCATCGTATAACTAGACGGACACGTCATACAATTTGCCAACTTATTAAGACACTTCATCCTAAAATATCTCTAGGTGGCCTTTCGTAGATTGGTGGCAAATGAGCTGGTAATCTACAAATAATCAATTTCTGGATTTTCAAGCAGACCTGACAAGACTTGTTCAACTTATTGTATCCCAATCAATTTAAGTCCAAATCGTGCACGAAGTTTTTGGTTGGTTGGCTAATTCAAAGAACTTTCAAATAGTATAGGACTTTCTATAACAAACTCCCATATTATGCTCTATACATGTCTATAAATAGAAGTCTTGTGCagttattttgtaatataaatcCATACTCTCAAACTCTCACTTTTTCTCTCaatgttcttttatttttaggcTATTCTAAGCTTATTTTTTTGTCGTccatatgaatatatattacttcatcattaattttcaccattattctcactttgaTCCAAGTACCCATTCATTCTTTTCAGTAAACCGTTACTGACTTAAGTATTAAAGTgctaatatttgtttttcaggATTAGTCAATCTtaggatttatttgaaaatcctTCATGACTAAAAGCCCAAAAAGACTAGCCTCTCTAGTGATCTGTTGGCTGGTCCATCATCAAGGAGGTAAGGCCCACAATCtgactttaaatttttctaaactaGCAGATTCAGGAAACAATCCCACTCTAGTCAAGCACGTCATCATATAACTAGACAGACACATCATACAATTTGCCAACTTATTAAGACACTTCATCCTAAAATATTTCTAGGTGGTCCTTCGTAAATTGGTGGCAAATGAGCTGGTAATCTACAAGTAATCAATTTCTGGATTTCCAAGCAGACCTAGAAGACTTAGTCAACTTATTGTATCTCAATcaattcaaatccaaatcatGCACGATTTTTTTGGTTGGTTAGCTAATTCAAAGAACTTTCAAATAGTATAGGACTTTCTACAACAAACTCCCATATTGTGCTTTGTACACACCTATAGATAGAGGCCTTGTGCAGCTATTTGATAACATAAATCCTTACTCTCAAACTCTCACTTATTCTCTCAactttctcttatttttagGTTATTctaagtttatatttttatagtccATACGAATATATACTACTTTATCCCATTATCTTACTTTGATCCAAGTACCCATTCATTCTTTTCAGTAAACCgttactgacttaagcattaAACTGCCAACATTTGTTTTTCAGGGTTAGTCAATCTtaggatttatttgaaaatctttCGACTCTTGTAGTGCGACTGAAATTTTATGCATCggtagttattaattatttattcatatttaatattgaaaatgaagattAAAATTTCTAAAGTAATTGTCATGgattcatttgaaaaaaacacaaattaatatttccatGAATTGTTGGTAGAGTAACGTGACAAGCTTATTCCTCAACCCAACAGGAAGAATCTGTTTGACCCCTTCCACCAATCACATCAATTTCTATCTTCCATCCATCACCCTCAACTTTTTTCATATGAGCTACCACGGCCACACGCCTAGACAAACTTTTTTCCAGGGTAAATTCTCCACCATGTGTATATCATCATCTTCACAACTTATGTCATGTCATTTAActgaatttaaatatcaaatgaaaatatttatatacacatagctataaatatataataataatattattccaTTTTATAATACGATCATATTCTTCTTTATAATTTGCAATATACGTTCCATGATCAGCAGAAGGAACAGTCCATAGCCAAAATATCACGAGTAAAcacattaaaaagaaaaatccacaCTACTAACAAAAACACagatgttatatatatacagggtgactagcaatttacctctatgatattaaaaataagtatattatctccatataaaaaaaatatagtaatttatccctctgtactttttaaaatgaagaaatttacctctttatacagggaggtaaattgcttcattttaaaaaatataggaggacaaattgttgtgttttaaaaaataaatggagataaattactatttattttttcataaagggataatttgctcatttatgatattacaagggggttgcttacgtttttttctatattaacttaattaaatgaaatgtttaattgtatttatttgttcatCCTATGCTAAAAGGTATTTCTATGTTCTCTTTGGAACATATCCGAATGAAACTTCATCTCTTGGAATAGAATCTTCTCTCTACTTTTTGTAAATACCCTTTTCATTTCAAGTAACgatatcatatattataattctcGACCGCTATTTTTTTGAGGATAACTCCATAactatactatttttttttcttttcaagtgTTATATATAACTTCACAGTATTAGATAGGGAGGGGATGAAAAGTCTATATACAATTATGGAAAACTAGAATTTTTTGTCGTCAGTACATTTTCCATCCTATTGGTTGTGGACTTCTCACTCATGGTtcccataaattataaaattttttatttttaatctcttTATTAGATTTcgttagtattttttgttagaaaaaatacatggtcgttaacttttgaattttctgtatAACAACCTCATGCTATGgcattttttcataaaaaatttataaaaatttcataactaACGAgacaaaaagtaaagaattaaaggcaattttagtcccctaatTTCAGgcaattctcattttagtctcataacttactagggttccattttagtcctctataacttaaaaaagctCAATTTTGCTACACATTTGGTCGAAAATTTGCCTTAATCACCACAAAAAGTCACATAGCCTTcacgtgactttttaaattgggggtTTCGTTTTTATTGGCTTAAAAAGCTCATGCGGCGAAGACGCGAAAATAAAAACGTGTAccaaaaattagtttttttaagttataaaggattaaaatgGAACCCTAATAAGTTGTGGGACTAAATGAGAATTGCCTAAAATTagaagactaaaattgccttaAATCCAAAAGTAAATTAACCCTAAATTGCGgataataaatgcaatttcccCAACATTATCGAATTCTACTATTCATCAATAgagcatacatatatattttctcccAAAGTTCTCTAATTAGCACAGTACATGTCAAAggctaataattaatatgttataaacATGGAATGCAAAATTTTGACTTGAAAAGTCTCAGAATATTTAAAGAGAGAGTTATCTTGGGGGTGGTAGCAAGATTGATCCCTGAAGCATTCACAAATCCCATATGCAGCTATACTTATTGGCCATTTCTCTGCACAACTTCTGGTTTCTCATTTCTATCATTAAACtacacaaatacacacacacatatatatatatatggtaattGGGCATTCTTCTTAATCCTAAGTAGTATTCTACTTTCCTCCAATTGAAGCAAAGAGAGAAGAATATCAAGGTCAGCTGCAGTAAGTAGTAGAGAACTCAactctacttttttttttcaatccgttttttctaatttgattCTTGGTTACCCATGTTTAGGAGTTCTGAAGCTGAAAAACTCTTATGCTTGTAGATATGAGTATCGAAAACGAGCTGGAGACGACGAAGGGGGAGATTGAAAAAGAGGATCAGTTGGCGGAATTTGAGGAAGGAACTGATGAGGATTCCAAAAGGGTTCAGCCATGGAACAAGCAGATTACAGTCCGTGGAGTCGTTGCCAGCATACTGATTGGATCCATATTCAGTGTTATTGCAATGAAGTTGAATCTGACAACAGGAATCACTCCAAACCTTAATGTTTCAGCAGCCCTTCTTGCATTCATTTTCATCAGGACATGGAACAAACTCATTCAGAAAACCGGGATCGTCTCAGCTCCTTTCACCAAGCAGGAGAATACCATGATACAGACATGCGTCGTTGCATGTTACAGTATCGCAGTTGGAGGTTGAAACCATAAAAACCTTGTTTTTAAGGCAACACATGTActgtcttttcttgtttttcttgaattctgATCTCTTTTCGAATTTCAGGAGGGTTTGGATCTTATCTCCTGGGAATGAACAAGAAAACCTTTGAGCTGTCAGGTGGAACCAGTATTGAAGGAAATACTCCGAGCAGTATAAAGGAGCCTGGAATTGGTTGGATGACTGGATTCCTCTTTTTAGTCTGTTTCGTCGGCCTTTTCGTGTTGATTCCTCTTCGCAAAGTATGCAACGAAACCCTCAAAATTTTAGTGCTAGTATCTGAATAAACGTCATTAAAGACGGTACTTTACTAATAGTTTTAAGTTCAGGAAAAAGATTAGTATTGCATCAGTTCTTGAAAAagttccttttcttttatttttcatgctGGGATTTTACCAATTTCAGGAGGAACTGAATTTTCTGATTAGAGAAAGACCTCTGAGCACTATTTTTAagcccccttttttttttttgaggtgGAGTATGATATGTTACTCTCCCAATCCTTGATTTGAACTGTTTGGTCTGGACCACATGAGTTAGTGTACTGTCAATGCTAAGAGTTCTTTATAGTTAGATGCTGGAATTAAATCAATACTTTGCTTTCCATTCCCAAagtgattaatattttattagagtTGCATTAAGTTCAAAATTGGTCCCCAGATCTTGATAATCGACTACAAGTTGACCTACCCGAGTGGCATGGCAACCGCTGTTCTTATCAATGGATTCCACAGCAGAGGTGACAAAATGGCCAAGTAAATCAACTTTTTCAACACAGAGTTTGAGTTAGGACGTACGTGTTAGACGAAAACGGTCATCAGGAGCTAACGAGCTTGTGCATAATTGTGTTGCAGGAAGCAAGTAAAGGGTTTCATCAGGACCTTTTCTTTCAGTTTCCTGTGGGGATTTTTCCAGTGGTTTTATACAGCAAAAGAGGACTGTGGTTTCTCACAATTTCCGACTTTTGGACTTCAAGCAAGGAAGCAGACGTACGACTAATTTCAACTTGCAAGATTTTTGTTATGCAGCAGCTTATGATGATGAGATTTTGCTTATCCTTACTGTCATTTTCTTGGGGCAgattttactttgattttagCATGACTTATGTGGGGACTGGAATGATTTGCTCCCACATTGTGAACTTGTCTTTGCTTCTTGGAGCTGTGCTTTCATATGGTATGATGTGGCCACTTATAGGAAAAGTTAAAGGAGATTGGTTTCCAGCAGATATACCAGAAAGCAGTATGAAGAGTCTCAACGGTTATAAGGTTTATATCCtacattcttttctttgttttttcggGACAGAAATTTGTAGGAGAAATTAACTATTTCTAGTATGTACATTTTCTTAGGTATTTATCTCGATTGCCCTCCTTCTGGGTGATGGGCTCTATAATTTCGTCAAGATATTACGCGCCACAATCATTAATGTTCACAGCAGGTTTTATAGCAAGAGTATCAACTCAGGTAAGTATTGATATCAGTCTGTGGACTCAAAAAGGTCCAAAATTGACAGAATTTTATAAACCTGAAGTTGAAcataatgttgtgttttgtgacTCAGCAGGAGTAAATGGGGACAAGGCCCTGCGAGATCGTCGAAAAGATGAAGTCTTCATTAGAGAAAGCATTCCTCTCTGGTTAGGAGCTGTAGGTTACATAATATTATCCATGATATCGGTGGTGGTGATTCCATTCATTTTTCCAGAGCTGAAATGGTACTTTGTTCTCGTGGCCTACATTTTTGCCCCATCTCTGGCCTTCTGCAACGCATATGGAGTAGGATTGACAGATATAAACATGGCCTATAACTATGGAAAAGTCGGACTTTTCACGATTGCTGCAATGTCGGGAAAAGAGCACGGTGTCATTGCTGCATTGGCTGCTTGTGGTCTTTTCAAGTCCATCATCAATGTTGCTTCCATTTTGATGCAAGATTTTAAAACAGGCCATCTAACTTTAACATCACCAAGAGCAATGCTGCTGAGCCAAGCCTTAGGGACGGCTTTGGGCTGCATTGTTTCACCTTTGAGCTTCTTTCTGTTCTATAAGGCATTTGATATTGGTAATCCAGATGGAGAATTCAAGGCCCCTTATGCTATAATATACAGAAACTTGGCCATTATTGGGGTCCAAGGCTTTTCGGCCTTGCCCCAACACTGCCTCCAGCTCTGCTATGGGTTTTTCGGGTTTGCTATTGCGATTAACCTTTTGAAAGATCTTTTACCAAAGAGGACTGGTAAATGGATGCCGATTCCAACCGCGATGGCAGTGCCGTTTTTAATTGGAGGCTACTTTGCCATTGATATGTGTGTGGGGAGTT includes:
- the LOC105165142 gene encoding metal-nicotianamine transporter YSL1 isoform X2, with translation MLVDMSIENELETTKGEIEKEDQLAEFEEGTDEDSKRVQPWNKQITVRGVVASILIGSIFSVIAMKLNLTTGITPNLNVSAALLAFIFIRTWNKLIQKTGIVSAPFTKQENTMIQTCVVACYSIAVGGGFGSYLLGMNKKTFELSGGTSIEGNTPSSIKEPGIGWMTGFLFLVCFVGLFVLIPLRKILIIDYKLTYPSGMATAVLINGFHSRGDKMAKKQVKGFIRTFSFSFLWGFFQWFYTAKEDCGFSQFPTFGLQARKQTFYFDFSMTYVGTGMICSHIVNLSLLLGAVLSYGMMWPLIGKVKGDWFPADIPESSMKSLNGYKVFISIALLLGDGLYNFVKILRATIINVHSRFYSKSINSGVNGDKALRDRRKDEVFIRESIPLWLGAVGYIILSMISVVVIPFIFPELKWYFVLVAYIFAPSLAFCNAYGVGLTDINMAYNYGKVGLFTIAAMSGKEHGVIAALAACGLFKSIINVASILMQDFKTGHLTLTSPRAMLLSQALGTALGCIVSPLSFFLFYKAFDIGNPDGEFKAPYAIIYRNLAIIGVQGFSALPQHCLQLCYGFFGFAIAINLLKDLLPKRTGKWMPIPTAMAVPFLIGGYFAIDMCVGSLVVFLWQKVNSKKAELMVPAVASGLICGEGLWTLPASVLALAKITPPICMKFLPG
- the LOC105165142 gene encoding metal-nicotianamine transporter YSL1 isoform X1; its protein translation is MLVDMSIENELETTKGEIEKEDQLAEFEEGTDEDSKRVQPWNKQITVRGVVASILIGSIFSVIAMKLNLTTGITPNLNVSAALLAFIFIRTWNKLIQKTGIVSAPFTKQENTMIQTCVVACYSIAVGGGFGSYLLGMNKKTFELSGGTSIEGNTPSSIKEPGIGWMTGFLFLVCFVGLFVLIPLRKILIIDYKLTYPSGMATAVLINGFHSRGDKMAKKQVKGFIRTFSFSFLWGFFQWFYTAKEDCGFSQFPTFGLQARKQTFYFDFSMTYVGTGMICSHIVNLSLLLGAVLSYGMMWPLIGKVKGDWFPADIPESSMKSLNGYKVFISIALLLGDGLYNFVKILRATIINVHSRFYSKSINSAGVNGDKALRDRRKDEVFIRESIPLWLGAVGYIILSMISVVVIPFIFPELKWYFVLVAYIFAPSLAFCNAYGVGLTDINMAYNYGKVGLFTIAAMSGKEHGVIAALAACGLFKSIINVASILMQDFKTGHLTLTSPRAMLLSQALGTALGCIVSPLSFFLFYKAFDIGNPDGEFKAPYAIIYRNLAIIGVQGFSALPQHCLQLCYGFFGFAIAINLLKDLLPKRTGKWMPIPTAMAVPFLIGGYFAIDMCVGSLVVFLWQKVNSKKAELMVPAVASGLICGEGLWTLPASVLALAKITPPICMKFLPG
- the LOC105165142 gene encoding metal-nicotianamine transporter YSL1 isoform X3, whose amino-acid sequence is MSIENELETTKGEIEKEDQLAEFEEGTDEDSKRVQPWNKQITVRGVVASILIGSIFSVIAMKLNLTTGITPNLNVSAALLAFIFIRTWNKLIQKTGIVSAPFTKQENTMIQTCVVACYSIAVGGGFGSYLLGMNKKTFELSGGTSIEGNTPSSIKEPGIGWMTGFLFLVCFVGLFVLIPLRKILIIDYKLTYPSGMATAVLINGFHSRGDKMAKKQVKGFIRTFSFSFLWGFFQWFYTAKEDCGFSQFPTFGLQARKQTFYFDFSMTYVGTGMICSHIVNLSLLLGAVLSYGMMWPLIGKVKGDWFPADIPESSMKSLNGYKVFISIALLLGDGLYNFVKILRATIINVHSRFYSKSINSAGVNGDKALRDRRKDEVFIRESIPLWLGAVGYIILSMISVVVIPFIFPELKWYFVLVAYIFAPSLAFCNAYGVGLTDINMAYNYGKVGLFTIAAMSGKEHGVIAALAACGLFKSIINVASILMQDFKTGHLTLTSPRAMLLSQALGTALGCIVSPLSFFLFYKAFDIGNPDGEFKAPYAIIYRNLAIIGVQGFSALPQHCLQLCYGFFGFAIAINLLKDLLPKRTGKWMPIPTAMAVPFLIGGYFAIDMCVGSLVVFLWQKVNSKKAELMVPAVASGLICGEGLWTLPASVLALAKITPPICMKFLPG